The following are encoded together in the Weissella soli genome:
- a CDS encoding PTS sugar transporter subunit IIC produces MNTFINEKLLPPVMKFVNTKAITAIKNGMLYPIPFIVIGAIFLILSSFPYTPIANYLSDIGLSPIFAQANNASFGIMAFFAVFGIAYSWVHDEGYDAVPAGMLAVVVDILLQPDTVKSVTNIADPTKVSTAWQASGVIDKAWLGGKGMIVAILVGLFVGWSYSWFLKRNITIKMPEQVPANVAASFTALIPGAAIVTVATIIYGIFKLGFQTTIVEWIYTVIQTPLQHATDGPLGVVVVAFIPVFLWFFGVHGATIVGGIMTPLLLANNADNLALYKAGNLDVAHGAHIVTQAFMDQFITVTGSGMTIGLVIFMLIRARSVQMKTLGKLEIVPALFNINEPILFGLPLVLNPLMAVPFILAPLVSGFLTYGAIALGVIAPFNGLYVPWTTPAIISGLIVGGWQGALWQGLMLVVTGLLYWPFAMKYDKVLQDQEAAS; encoded by the coding sequence ATGAATACATTCATTAATGAGAAGTTGTTACCTCCAGTAATGAAATTCGTAAACACGAAGGCGATTACCGCGATTAAGAATGGTATGCTTTATCCCATTCCATTTATCGTTATTGGAGCTATTTTCTTGATTTTGAGTTCTTTCCCTTATACGCCCATCGCGAATTATTTGAGCGATATCGGTTTGAGCCCAATCTTTGCCCAAGCTAATAATGCGTCATTCGGAATTATGGCCTTCTTCGCGGTTTTCGGTATCGCCTACTCGTGGGTGCATGATGAAGGATACGATGCCGTACCAGCTGGAATGTTGGCCGTAGTTGTTGACATCTTGTTGCAACCTGACACGGTTAAGTCAGTGACCAATATTGCTGACCCAACCAAGGTTTCAACTGCTTGGCAAGCCTCAGGTGTTATCGATAAGGCTTGGCTTGGTGGTAAGGGCATGATTGTTGCCATCCTAGTTGGTTTGTTTGTTGGGTGGTCATACTCATGGTTCTTGAAGAGGAACATTACAATTAAGATGCCTGAACAGGTACCTGCAAATGTCGCAGCATCGTTTACGGCTCTGATTCCAGGTGCAGCGATTGTCACTGTTGCTACGATTATCTATGGGATCTTCAAGTTGGGCTTCCAAACTACGATTGTCGAGTGGATTTACACGGTGATCCAAACACCATTGCAACATGCTACTGATGGACCATTGGGAGTGGTTGTAGTTGCGTTTATTCCAGTATTCTTGTGGTTCTTCGGTGTCCACGGTGCTACCATCGTTGGTGGTATTATGACCCCATTGTTGTTGGCTAATAATGCAGATAACTTGGCCTTGTACAAGGCTGGAAACTTAGATGTAGCACATGGTGCCCACATTGTGACGCAGGCCTTTATGGATCAATTTATCACGGTAACTGGTTCAGGAATGACGATTGGGTTAGTTATCTTTATGTTGATTCGGGCACGTTCGGTACAAATGAAGACCTTGGGTAAGTTGGAAATTGTACCGGCGTTGTTCAATATTAACGAGCCAATTCTCTTTGGATTACCATTAGTTTTGAATCCATTGATGGCAGTGCCGTTCATCTTGGCCCCATTGGTTTCAGGATTCTTGACATACGGCGCGATTGCATTAGGTGTGATTGCCCCATTTAACGGCTTGTATGTTCCTTGGACGACACCAGCCATTATCTCAGGATTGATTGTTGGTGGTTGGCAAGGTGCGCTGTGGCAAGGCTTGATGCTGGTAGTCACGGGACTATTGTACTGGCCGTTTGCTATGAAGTACGACAAGGTCTTGCAAGATCAAGAAGCAGCGTCATAA
- a CDS encoding PTS sugar transporter subunit IIB — protein sequence MVEKTIMLACAAGMSTSMLVKRMQDAAAASGKDYEIFAKSTSDIDDQLKNHKPDVILLGPQVSYLKAEVQKKTDAAGVPMDVINMMDYGMMKGENVLKTAEALMA from the coding sequence ATGGTAGAAAAGACAATTATGTTAGCATGTGCGGCAGGTATGTCGACATCAATGTTAGTAAAGCGTATGCAAGATGCAGCCGCAGCTTCTGGTAAGGATTATGAAATTTTTGCGAAGTCAACATCTGATATCGATGATCAGTTGAAGAACCATAAGCCAGATGTTATCTTGCTTGGTCCTCAAGTTTCATACCTTAAGGCTGAAGTACAAAAGAAGACGGATGCTGCTGGTGTACCAATGGATGTCATCAACATGATGGATTACGGCATGATGAAGGGTGAAAATGTTCTAAAGACAGCCGAAGCTTTGATGGCCTAG
- a CDS encoding PTS lactose/cellobiose transporter subunit IIA, with translation MGDDERMQVVMGLIMHGGSIKGFALQAIKAAREGDFAQADDFLAQSADEAKSAHDAQTSMLTAAAQGEKVAIDIYMVHAQDHVMTGLATRDLAVEMVALYKKLAETAS, from the coding sequence ATGGGTGACGACGAGCGCATGCAAGTTGTGATGGGCTTGATCATGCATGGTGGTTCAATTAAGGGCTTTGCCTTACAGGCCATTAAGGCTGCTCGTGAAGGTGATTTTGCCCAGGCTGATGATTTCCTGGCGCAATCGGCTGACGAAGCCAAAAGTGCCCATGATGCACAAACGTCGATGCTGACGGCTGCGGCACAAGGTGAAAAAGTTGCAATTGATATCTATATGGTTCATGCACAGGACCATGTGATGACTGGTCTGGCAACCCGTGATTTAGCAGTTGAAATGGTTGCCTTGTATAAGAAGTTAGCGGAGACAGCATCATGA
- a CDS encoding 6-phospho-beta-glucosidase encodes MTKESYRMPDGFLWGAANAAHQFEGAWDVDGKGISIADVMLAGTKPWLNGQAPAKYANATAAGLATKHRLVTDQVEEGGNYPNHRGIDFYHTYPEDFALMKEMGMNAFRTSIAWTRIFPNGDEAEPNEAGLAYYDRFFDKMLALGIEPVVTLNHFEMPYHLVTEYGGWRNRKLIDFFTKYTRVVLERYGDRVSYWMTHNEINNQAQYFSDHLMLQNSGLKDYDESDAEELMYLASHHELVASALAVKIAHEVKEKVGNPKLQMANMIAMNPIYPHTSNPADQMAAYRAMEQTYWWGDVAARGEYPKWLLNYFEHHNFKIDITEEDKQILAENTVDYVAFSYYMSNVIGADDNPWIDFRLDKNHFDNEFLEKSDWGWQIDPVGLRWALNWMYDRWDKEMMIVENGFGAYDQLESDNSIHDDYRIKYHQDHVLNMERAVVIDGIPVMGYLPWSGIDMISASTGEMLKRYGFIFVDLDDAGQGSGKRYKKDSYYWYQKLVHSNGTEL; translated from the coding sequence ATGACAAAAGAAAGTTACCGGATGCCAGATGGATTTCTTTGGGGGGCTGCAAATGCGGCACACCAATTTGAAGGTGCGTGGGATGTCGATGGTAAGGGGATTTCAATTGCTGATGTCATGTTGGCCGGCACAAAGCCTTGGTTAAATGGCCAAGCACCGGCAAAATATGCCAACGCAACCGCCGCCGGTTTGGCAACGAAGCATCGCTTAGTGACTGATCAAGTTGAAGAAGGTGGTAATTACCCCAATCATCGGGGCATTGACTTCTACCATACCTATCCAGAAGATTTTGCATTGATGAAAGAAATGGGGATGAACGCCTTCCGTACATCCATCGCATGGACCCGTATTTTTCCGAATGGGGATGAGGCTGAACCTAATGAGGCTGGGTTAGCCTACTATGATCGGTTCTTTGACAAGATGTTGGCATTGGGTATCGAACCCGTTGTGACTTTAAATCATTTTGAAATGCCTTATCATTTGGTGACGGAGTATGGTGGTTGGCGGAACCGTAAACTCATTGATTTTTTTACTAAGTATACGCGGGTTGTATTGGAACGTTATGGTGATAGGGTGTCATATTGGATGACGCATAATGAGATTAACAACCAGGCGCAATATTTCAGCGATCATCTCATGTTGCAGAATTCTGGGTTAAAAGATTATGACGAGAGTGATGCAGAAGAACTAATGTATCTGGCATCACATCATGAGTTAGTGGCAAGTGCCTTGGCAGTGAAGATTGCTCACGAAGTAAAAGAAAAAGTGGGCAATCCTAAGTTGCAAATGGCTAATATGATTGCCATGAATCCAATTTATCCCCATACTTCTAACCCAGCGGATCAAATGGCGGCTTATCGTGCAATGGAACAAACCTATTGGTGGGGTGATGTGGCTGCACGCGGTGAGTATCCAAAGTGGCTGTTAAATTATTTTGAACATCACAATTTTAAGATCGATATTACTGAAGAAGACAAGCAAATTTTAGCTGAAAATACTGTTGATTATGTTGCTTTCTCATACTATATGAGTAATGTCATCGGGGCCGATGATAATCCATGGATTGATTTCCGGCTGGATAAGAATCATTTTGACAACGAGTTCTTGGAAAAGTCAGATTGGGGCTGGCAAATCGATCCAGTCGGTCTACGATGGGCCTTGAACTGGATGTATGATCGTTGGGACAAAGAAATGATGATTGTTGAAAATGGCTTTGGTGCCTATGATCAATTAGAGTCTGATAACAGCATTCATGATGATTACCGGATTAAGTATCACCAAGATCATGTACTGAATATGGAACGGGCGGTGGTCATTGATGGTATTCCAGTGATGGGTTACTTGCCATGGTCAGGCATTGATATGATTTCTGCTTCAACTGGGGAAATGCTGAAGCGCTATGGCTTCATCTTTGTTGATTTGGATGACGCCGGTCAGGGCAGCGGCAAGCGTTATAAGAAGGATTCATATTACTGGTACCAAAAGTTAGTTCATTCAAATGGGACTGAGTTATAA
- the ribB gene encoding 3,4-dihydroxy-2-butanone-4-phosphate synthase, producing the protein MAKTQFDTVEDALEILKNGGAILLADDESRENEGDLVALAENIKPELVYSMLKTAAGLMCVPVSPAVAERLGFHDMVEFSTDPHQTPFTFTVDGTLAATGVTTGVSAFDRAATISQIAKASAVESDFNRPGHIQPLIAKEHGLRDRIGHTEAAVDLAKLAGSAEAAVIIEVLKADGTMARRDDLFELSEEINAPFITIDQITAYMDAHDLVHA; encoded by the coding sequence ATGGCTAAGACCCAATTTGATACTGTTGAAGATGCATTGGAAATTTTGAAGAATGGTGGCGCAATCTTGCTTGCCGATGACGAATCTCGTGAAAACGAGGGTGACTTGGTGGCCTTGGCAGAAAACATTAAGCCAGAATTGGTTTACAGCATGTTGAAGACCGCTGCTGGATTGATGTGTGTGCCAGTGAGCCCAGCCGTTGCTGAACGTCTAGGATTCCACGACATGGTGGAGTTTTCAACCGATCCTCACCAAACACCATTTACATTTACAGTTGATGGTACACTAGCTGCAACTGGTGTTACTACCGGTGTTTCAGCTTTTGATCGCGCTGCCACAATTAGTCAAATTGCTAAGGCTTCAGCTGTTGAAAGTGATTTCAACCGTCCTGGTCACATCCAACCTTTGATTGCCAAAGAACATGGCTTGCGTGATCGTATCGGCCACACCGAGGCTGCTGTTGATTTGGCAAAGTTGGCTGGTTCAGCCGAAGCTGCCGTCATTATTGAAGTTTTGAAGGCCGACGGTACGATGGCACGTCGTGATGATCTTTTCGAATTATCAGAAGAAATCAACGCCCCATTTATTACAATCGATCAAATTACTGCATACATGGACGCCCATGATTTGGTGCACGCCTAA
- the alr gene encoding alanine racemase, producing the protein MIFGTGIDAQEISAVQKLVERRPRFVDVILTANERAVFDERKGKHQWEYLAGRFSLKEAYSKAIGTGIGSAVHWHDLETDYTAQGAPVLVKHPYDKQYQAHISISHTGDSVHTSVILEDMASLTQPVSSHRPAWLEISASALAHNVAYIKELAHAERFMAVVKANAYGHGLPEIVTVALAAQVDGFAVATLDEGVWLRHFGVTLPIYILGVTPANQANILADQQLTAIVPSLNWLNEALAALTVAQKLPVSIGVDTGMGRIGIRDEAELLATVQTLQAAVDKVDFQAIGMHFATADGAGSDQAYFEKQMARWHALVDPLDLPATVIKHQANSASALWHDQVIAHDMVRVGAGMYGFDASSGVLEARATQPVLSLKAELVHVKQVAAGESISYGATYTTTEPTWIGTVPVGYADGYARLLQGADVLLPDGQRAPIIGRVTMDQLLIALPTEYPVGTVITLIGQVGQEEITLVDLADRLATIPYEVATGLSPRLPRRIVN; encoded by the coding sequence ATGATTTTTGGAACGGGGATTGATGCGCAAGAGATTTCAGCGGTGCAAAAGTTAGTTGAACGACGGCCACGGTTTGTGGATGTGATTTTAACCGCGAACGAGCGAGCAGTTTTTGATGAACGCAAAGGAAAACATCAGTGGGAATATTTAGCTGGTCGTTTTTCTCTCAAAGAAGCTTACAGTAAAGCCATTGGAACCGGAATTGGTTCGGCGGTTCATTGGCATGACTTAGAGACAGATTATACAGCACAAGGTGCGCCAGTATTGGTAAAGCACCCCTATGATAAGCAGTATCAGGCACATATTTCGATTTCACATACAGGTGATTCGGTACATACATCAGTCATTTTAGAAGATATGGCTTCACTAACCCAGCCGGTGAGTAGTCACCGACCTGCTTGGTTAGAGATTTCGGCGAGTGCCTTGGCGCACAATGTGGCTTACATCAAGGAATTAGCACATGCGGAGCGCTTTATGGCGGTTGTCAAAGCGAACGCCTATGGCCATGGGTTACCAGAAATTGTGACGGTGGCATTGGCCGCGCAAGTTGACGGGTTTGCCGTGGCGACCCTAGACGAAGGGGTGTGGTTGCGTCATTTTGGCGTAACCTTACCAATTTATATTTTAGGTGTGACACCGGCTAACCAAGCTAACATCTTAGCAGATCAGCAGTTAACCGCGATTGTGCCGTCTTTGAACTGGCTCAATGAGGCTTTAGCGGCACTAACCGTTGCCCAGAAATTACCCGTTTCAATTGGCGTTGATACGGGGATGGGGCGTATCGGGATTCGCGATGAAGCTGAATTGTTGGCAACTGTGCAAACGCTTCAGGCGGCGGTTGATAAGGTTGACTTTCAGGCAATCGGGATGCACTTTGCGACGGCCGATGGTGCTGGCAGCGACCAGGCCTATTTTGAAAAGCAAATGGCACGTTGGCATGCATTAGTAGATCCCCTGGATTTACCAGCAACCGTGATTAAACATCAAGCCAATTCAGCGTCAGCTCTGTGGCATGATCAAGTGATTGCACATGATATGGTGCGTGTTGGTGCCGGTATGTATGGCTTCGATGCTTCTTCAGGCGTCTTAGAAGCGCGGGCGACCCAACCGGTCCTTTCGCTCAAAGCTGAATTGGTCCATGTGAAGCAAGTCGCCGCGGGTGAGTCAATTTCGTATGGCGCAACTTACACAACCACTGAACCAACCTGGATTGGTACGGTGCCTGTTGGGTATGCCGATGGGTACGCACGGCTGCTACAAGGAGCGGATGTCCTCTTGCCAGATGGTCAACGAGCTCCCATCATTGGTCGGGTGACGATGGATCAATTATTGATTGCATTACCGACTGAATATCCGGTTGGGACCGTGATCACGTTAATCGGCCAAGTTGGTCAGGAAGAAATTACCTTGGTTGACCTGGCAGATCGATTGGCCACAATTCCCTATGAAGTCGCCACGGGCTTGTCACCACGGTTACCACGTCGTATAGTAAATTAA
- a CDS encoding type II toxin-antitoxin system PemK/MazF family toxin: MDNKTKISRGDIFFADLSPVIGSEQGGQRPVVIVQNDVGNTHSPTTIVMPITAKLTKPKLPTHIGLPAEYEETGIQRDSVILAEQIRTVDKKRIQDKIGRVPDTLIPKIDQALVISLGLV, from the coding sequence ATGGACAATAAGACGAAAATTAGTCGTGGGGATATCTTTTTCGCAGACCTTTCACCAGTGATTGGCTCTGAACAAGGAGGGCAGCGGCCAGTGGTAATCGTGCAAAACGACGTGGGGAATACACATTCACCAACGACGATTGTGATGCCAATTACAGCTAAACTAACGAAGCCAAAGTTACCGACCCATATTGGCCTGCCAGCCGAATATGAGGAGACGGGCATTCAACGGGATTCGGTGATTTTGGCTGAACAAATCCGGACCGTTGATAAAAAACGCATCCAAGATAAGATCGGACGCGTACCGGATACGTTGATCCCCAAAATCGATCAAGCATTGGTCATTTCATTGGGTCTGGTATAA
- a CDS encoding MFS transporter, with product MSRTNKLLTVTGLAWLFDAMDVGLLSFLLVAVKQEWGLSQVQVGWIGSVNSIGLALGALTFGALADQKGRKPILIFTLLIFSIASGLSAFATGYAIFLVLRFFIGLGLGGELPVASTLVAENVPANTRARTIVLLESFWAVGWLVASLLSYFVIPNFGWRITLLITAMAAFYGLVIRRHVPANTIAEANIVKKPSIGERYRLIFSRLYRRQTTMLWIVWFMVMFSYYGIFLWLPSVLVEKGFSMVNSFGYVVIMTLAQLPGYFTAAWLIEKWGRKAVLTTFLFGTALSSVAFGFASNITLILIAGMLLSFFNLGAWGALYAYTPELYPTQVRATANGAAEAFGRLGGILGPLLLGIFLAHGYSFELIFGIFGLAVIIAIIAILTLGHETIGTDID from the coding sequence ATGAGTCGTACTAATAAATTACTAACTGTGACCGGACTCGCCTGGCTATTTGATGCCATGGATGTCGGTCTCTTATCTTTTCTGCTCGTTGCTGTTAAACAAGAATGGGGCTTGTCTCAAGTACAAGTGGGTTGGATTGGCTCAGTCAATTCAATCGGTTTGGCCCTCGGTGCCCTAACTTTTGGTGCTTTAGCGGACCAAAAGGGGCGTAAACCCATTCTAATCTTTACATTACTGATTTTTTCAATTGCCTCTGGTTTATCCGCCTTCGCAACAGGGTATGCTATTTTCTTAGTATTACGTTTCTTTATTGGCCTTGGTTTGGGTGGTGAGTTACCAGTTGCTTCAACGTTGGTCGCGGAAAACGTCCCCGCCAACACCCGGGCGCGAACTATCGTGCTCCTTGAAAGTTTCTGGGCGGTCGGCTGGTTAGTAGCCAGTTTACTTTCTTACTTTGTCATTCCCAATTTTGGTTGGCGGATTACATTGTTAATTACGGCCATGGCAGCCTTCTATGGTTTGGTGATTCGTCGCCATGTACCGGCCAACACGATCGCTGAAGCCAACATCGTAAAAAAGCCCAGCATTGGCGAACGCTATCGGCTGATTTTTAGTCGGCTCTACCGTCGTCAAACCACGATGCTTTGGATTGTTTGGTTCATGGTCATGTTTTCATACTATGGCATCTTCCTCTGGCTGCCATCAGTCCTCGTCGAAAAGGGCTTTAGCATGGTCAATAGTTTTGGCTACGTGGTGATCATGACTTTGGCCCAGCTGCCCGGCTATTTCACAGCCGCCTGGTTAATCGAAAAATGGGGCCGTAAAGCGGTCTTGACAACTTTCTTATTTGGGACGGCGTTGAGCTCCGTTGCCTTTGGATTTGCATCAAACATCACGTTAATTCTGATTGCGGGGATGCTGCTGTCATTCTTTAACTTAGGTGCTTGGGGTGCGCTATATGCCTACACCCCCGAATTATATCCTACCCAAGTACGGGCCACGGCTAATGGTGCCGCCGAAGCATTCGGTCGTCTTGGTGGTATCTTGGGGCCATTGCTCCTCGGTATTTTCTTAGCACACGGTTACTCATTTGAACTCATTTTTGGTATTTTTGGGCTCGCTGTCATTATTGCGATCATTGCCATTTTGACTTTGGGCCACGAAACCATTGGTACCGATATTGATTAA